From a region of the Streptacidiphilus albus JL83 genome:
- a CDS encoding MMPL family transporter, with amino-acid sequence MFDRLARFLHRRRRLALLASLVLLVLAGAIGSSLQQHLTNGASDYDDPGGGNVFARSVIQQATGVDPEQGYVLLVRSSTPLTADSPVPPAVADAIRVLRARPEVKQVLDYADSHQPALIARNGLSTAVVAEVGSLPAPADANAVAAIQKAIAADPLLRDSTLFGGATPGHTQVAQVSTKDLDMGETITLPILLILLIFVFRGVIAGLIPLLGGVFAMMLAMAAVRLLTMVTHVSSSAMDLIFALGLGLCIDFSLLLVSRFREELAADRAAGVEGTAQAVRRTVLTAGRTVVFSAFTVAVALSSLLIFPLPYLRSLGIAGVLTVLSAAFFALLVLPAVLAALGTRIDALSFGRSRAAGADRVVRRWDRLAQGVMRRPLVYAVVGIVVLLGIASPATGIHFTGVDSSVLPVSTSSGQVAKELTDDYAQQPSAVQIVVAGGSAADSSGALADYGRRIAQVPGVQAVQAAVPLGSDHWEIDASVAGEPLQADALATVQAVERVQAPAAVWFTGASADFLAQRASIGDHLLPAGLVLAALTVLLLFLFTGSVWLSFQGLLMNALSVGAAFGMLVWVFQQGHLSGLLSFTATGALEETSPVILFALAFGLSTDYNVFLLGRIKEARSKGLDDRSAVAVGLSRTGGIVTSAALLFVVAVSALGLSRLTFIKELGLGAAFAVLIDATVVRTLLVPAIMGLLGPAAWWAPGPLRRLHARIGISEGEVEDGAAELSGGDAPAAAAAVEEAPTGVRPVEPAPAGRG; translated from the coding sequence ATGTTCGACAGACTCGCACGCTTCCTGCACCGGCGGAGGAGGCTGGCCCTCCTCGCCTCGCTGGTCCTGCTGGTACTCGCCGGGGCCATCGGCTCCTCCCTCCAGCAGCACCTCACCAACGGCGCTTCGGACTACGACGACCCGGGAGGCGGCAACGTCTTCGCCCGCTCGGTGATCCAGCAGGCGACCGGGGTCGACCCCGAGCAGGGCTACGTGCTGCTGGTCCGCAGCAGCACCCCGCTCACCGCCGACTCCCCGGTGCCGCCCGCCGTCGCCGACGCGATCCGGGTGCTCAGGGCCCGGCCCGAGGTCAAGCAGGTGCTGGACTACGCCGACTCGCACCAGCCTGCACTGATCGCCCGGAACGGCCTCAGCACCGCCGTCGTCGCCGAGGTCGGCAGCCTGCCGGCCCCGGCCGACGCCAATGCCGTGGCCGCGATCCAGAAGGCGATCGCAGCCGACCCGCTGCTCCGCGACAGCACCCTGTTCGGCGGGGCGACCCCCGGCCACACCCAGGTCGCCCAGGTGTCGACCAAGGACCTCGACATGGGCGAGACCATCACCCTGCCGATCCTGCTGATCCTGCTGATCTTCGTCTTCCGCGGGGTGATCGCCGGTCTGATCCCGCTGCTCGGCGGGGTCTTCGCGATGATGCTGGCGATGGCCGCGGTCCGGCTGCTGACCATGGTCACCCATGTCTCCTCCAGCGCGATGGACCTGATCTTCGCGCTCGGCCTCGGCCTGTGCATCGACTTCAGCCTGCTACTGGTCTCGCGGTTCCGCGAGGAACTCGCCGCGGACCGGGCGGCCGGCGTCGAGGGCACCGCGCAGGCGGTGCGCCGCACCGTGCTGACGGCCGGCCGGACCGTGGTGTTCAGCGCCTTCACCGTCGCCGTCGCGCTCTCCTCGCTGCTCATCTTCCCGCTGCCCTACCTGCGTTCGCTCGGCATCGCCGGCGTTCTCACCGTCCTCTCCGCGGCCTTCTTCGCGCTGCTGGTGCTGCCGGCCGTGCTGGCCGCGCTCGGCACACGCATCGACGCGCTGTCCTTCGGCCGGAGCCGGGCCGCCGGCGCCGACCGGGTGGTCCGGCGCTGGGACCGGCTGGCCCAGGGCGTGATGCGCCGCCCGCTGGTGTACGCGGTCGTCGGGATCGTCGTCCTGCTCGGCATCGCCTCGCCCGCCACCGGGATCCACTTCACCGGCGTGGACTCGTCGGTGCTCCCGGTCTCCACCAGCTCCGGCCAGGTCGCCAAGGAGCTGACCGACGACTACGCCCAGCAGCCTTCCGCGGTGCAGATCGTGGTCGCCGGCGGCAGCGCCGCCGACAGCAGCGGCGCGCTCGCCGACTACGGCCGGCGGATCGCCCAGGTCCCCGGGGTCCAGGCGGTGCAGGCGGCCGTTCCGCTCGGCAGCGACCACTGGGAGATCGACGCCTCGGTCGCGGGCGAGCCGCTGCAGGCCGACGCGCTGGCGACGGTCCAGGCCGTCGAGCGGGTCCAGGCCCCGGCCGCGGTCTGGTTCACCGGGGCGAGCGCCGACTTCCTGGCCCAGCGCGCCAGCATCGGCGACCACCTGCTCCCGGCCGGCCTGGTGCTGGCCGCGCTGACCGTGCTGCTGCTCTTCCTGTTCACCGGCTCGGTCTGGCTCTCCTTCCAGGGCCTGCTGATGAACGCGCTGTCGGTCGGCGCCGCCTTCGGCATGCTGGTCTGGGTGTTCCAGCAGGGCCACCTCAGCGGCCTGCTGAGCTTCACGGCCACCGGCGCGCTGGAGGAGACCTCCCCGGTCATCCTGTTCGCGCTCGCCTTCGGACTCTCCACCGACTACAACGTGTTCCTGCTCGGCCGGATCAAGGAGGCCCGGAGCAAGGGCCTCGACGACCGTTCCGCGGTCGCGGTGGGGCTGTCGCGCACCGGCGGGATCGTCACCTCGGCCGCCCTGCTGTTCGTGGTCGCCGTCAGCGCGCTCGGCCTGTCCCGGCTGACCTTCATCAAGGAGCTCGGCCTGGGCGCGGCCTTCGCCGTGCTGATCGACGCCACGGTGGTGCGCACCCTGCTGGTCCCGGCGATCATGGGGCTGCTCGGCCCTGCCGCCTGGTGGGCCCCCGGCCCGCTGCGCCGCCTCCACGCCCGGATCGGCATCAGTGAGGGCGAGGTCGAGGACGGGGCCGCGGAGCTCTCCGGCGGCGACGCCCCGGCGGCAGCCGCCGCCGTGGAGGAGGCGCCGACCGGCGTCCGCCCGGTGGAGCCCGCCCCGGCCGGCCGGGGCTGA
- a CDS encoding MFS transporter, with product MLLAVYGITAIGSRGWSSPVTIGALVAALVLLTLFFQIEKRSSAPLVPLRLFRQRGLRTAGMGQILAAGVMLPCFFLLPQYMQTVLHYSPLQTGLAYIPTSLAMMIVAPAVSKIIERTGPRVLYVIGTVVLGGTIAFMLTSSVHSGYWGLLLPVTALLGIGLVLCLITASVVGTAQVTDEDAGIVSALLNSASEIGGALGLTVAATLLQTRTAHLVAHGTGRLEAFNEGLHRGFGALFVWVGLGLLVGLIGFRGLRAGAPQAEAEEAAAGPAAERPAAVPAGR from the coding sequence CTGCTGCTGGCGGTCTACGGCATCACCGCCATCGGCAGCCGCGGCTGGAGCAGCCCGGTCACCATCGGCGCGCTCGTGGCCGCGCTGGTACTGCTCACCCTGTTCTTCCAGATCGAGAAGCGGAGCAGCGCGCCGCTGGTCCCGCTCCGGCTGTTCCGGCAGCGCGGCCTGCGGACGGCGGGCATGGGCCAGATCCTGGCCGCAGGCGTGATGCTGCCCTGCTTCTTCCTGCTCCCGCAGTACATGCAGACGGTGCTCCACTACAGTCCGCTGCAGACCGGCCTGGCCTACATCCCGACCAGCCTGGCGATGATGATCGTGGCCCCGGCCGTCTCCAAGATCATCGAGCGGACCGGCCCCCGGGTGCTCTATGTGATCGGCACCGTGGTGCTGGGCGGCACCATCGCCTTCATGCTCACCAGCTCGGTCCACTCCGGCTACTGGGGCCTGCTGCTGCCGGTCACCGCGCTGCTGGGGATCGGCCTGGTGCTCTGCCTGATCACCGCGTCCGTGGTGGGCACCGCGCAGGTGACCGACGAGGACGCGGGCATCGTCTCCGCGCTGCTCAACTCGGCCAGCGAGATCGGCGGCGCACTCGGGCTGACGGTGGCGGCGACCCTGCTGCAGACCCGGACCGCGCACCTGGTCGCGCACGGGACCGGTCGGCTGGAGGCGTTCAACGAGGGGCTGCACCGCGGGTTCGGCGCGCTCTTCGTCTGGGTCGGCCTCGGCCTGCTGGTCGGCCTGATCGGGTTCCGCGGCCTGCGGGCCGGCGCCCCCCAGGCCGAAGCCGAGGAGGCAGCGGCCGGTCCGGCCGCCGAGCGCCCGGCCGCGGTTCCGGCCGGACGCTGA
- a CDS encoding PDR/VanB family oxidoreductase, whose amino-acid sequence MLVLDTRTDLADGVLGLTLRSADGAPLPPWQPGAHVELLLTVDGTPTLRQYSLCGSPASDTEWQIAVLREADGRGGSVHLHDRCAVGDTVPVRGPRNHFPLVPAERYLFVAGGIGITPMLPMIEAAEAAGADWRLYYGGRTRSSMAFLDRLARYGDRVRICPQDETGLLDLDSAVAGAGASAAVYCCGPEPLLAAIEQRCSAGFGGTLHVERFRASGAEGSAPAAGFEVELVRSGLTLQVPAELSILDVVEDAGVPIEPSCRQGTCGSCETRVLGGVPDHRDACLNETERAGGDIMLICVSRARGDRRLVLDL is encoded by the coding sequence CTGCTGGTGCTCGACACCAGGACCGACCTCGCCGACGGCGTCCTCGGCCTCACCCTCCGCTCCGCCGACGGCGCCCCGCTGCCCCCCTGGCAGCCCGGCGCCCATGTCGAGCTGCTGCTGACGGTCGACGGCACGCCGACGCTCCGCCAGTACTCGCTCTGCGGGAGTCCGGCCTCCGACACCGAGTGGCAGATCGCCGTGCTGCGCGAGGCCGACGGACGCGGCGGCTCCGTCCACCTCCACGACCGGTGCGCGGTCGGCGACACCGTCCCGGTGCGCGGTCCGCGCAACCACTTCCCGCTGGTCCCCGCCGAGCGCTACCTCTTCGTCGCCGGGGGCATCGGGATCACCCCGATGCTGCCGATGATCGAGGCGGCGGAGGCCGCCGGAGCCGACTGGCGGCTGTACTACGGCGGCCGGACCCGCAGCTCCATGGCCTTCCTCGACCGGCTCGCCCGGTACGGCGACCGGGTGCGGATCTGCCCCCAGGACGAGACCGGCCTGCTCGACCTCGACTCGGCCGTCGCGGGCGCCGGTGCGTCCGCGGCGGTCTACTGCTGCGGCCCCGAGCCGCTGCTCGCCGCCATCGAGCAGCGCTGCTCCGCCGGGTTCGGCGGCACGTTGCACGTGGAGCGGTTCCGGGCGTCCGGGGCCGAGGGGTCCGCCCCGGCGGCCGGCTTCGAGGTGGAGCTGGTCCGGAGCGGTCTGACCCTGCAGGTGCCCGCCGAGCTCTCCATCCTGGACGTGGTCGAGGACGCCGGCGTACCCATCGAGCCGTCCTGCCGCCAGGGCACCTGCGGCAGTTGCGAGACCCGGGTGCTGGGCGGCGTGCCCGACCACCGCGACGCCTGCCTGAACGAGACGGAGCGGGCGGGCGGCGACATCATGCTGATCTGCGTCTCCCGGGCCCGGGGCGACCGGCGCCTGGTGCTGGACCTGTAG
- a CDS encoding YrdB family protein has product MSNLPTFTRPTLALAFGLEVAAVVTYGVWAWHTVPGPLRGPAAIGLPLAVAAVWGVFATAGAQVTGTTVVATPGPVRLVLELVVLGGAVAALADLGDRTPATWFGALLVLQLFLTRGRLRWLLAN; this is encoded by the coding sequence ATGAGCAATCTCCCGACCTTCACCCGGCCCACCCTGGCCCTGGCCTTCGGACTCGAAGTGGCGGCGGTCGTCACCTACGGCGTCTGGGCCTGGCACACCGTTCCGGGCCCGCTCCGGGGGCCCGCCGCCATCGGCCTCCCGCTCGCCGTCGCCGCCGTCTGGGGCGTCTTCGCCACCGCCGGCGCCCAGGTCACCGGGACGACCGTGGTGGCCACCCCGGGGCCGGTCCGACTGGTGCTCGAACTCGTGGTCCTCGGCGGCGCGGTGGCGGCCCTGGCCGACCTGGGCGACCGTACCCCGGCCACCTGGTTCGGCGCGCTGCTGGTGCTGCAGCTCTTCCTCACCCGCGGCCGGCTGCGCTGGCTGCTGGCCAACTGA
- a CDS encoding cytochrome P450, whose product MAAPRETVTQPTGEDPAYPFARPDALSPCPHYARLREEGRRVARVRMPSGDTAHLVTGYEEVRTVLGDARFSRAATLAPGAPRLAAAPQNFPSLPNLDGSEHARVRTLVGREFTTRRVNELRPRIQAYTDELLDAMAAGGSSADLVPALAFPLPVRVICELLGVPLADQALFSGWSAAFVATTGSSAAEMLAAQVALRGYLSALIEEKRRRPADDLLSALVSISEHDQERLAPEELIFLGVSLLVAGHETTVCQIGNSVLALLAHPEQRAAFRGEPAQVEELLRLYLPGDESLLRIAVDDVELGGVLVRAGEAVLPSVGSGNRDPARFADPDRLDLGRSGNAHLSFGHGIHYCLGAGLARAELQIALGTLFARFPTLRLAVPVEQVPRSSGRLIHGVSSLPVAW is encoded by the coding sequence ATGGCCGCGCCCCGAGAAACCGTCACTCAGCCGACCGGAGAGGACCCGGCCTACCCCTTCGCCCGGCCGGACGCACTCTCCCCCTGTCCGCACTACGCGCGGTTGCGCGAGGAGGGCCGCCGGGTCGCCAGGGTGCGGATGCCCAGCGGCGACACCGCCCACCTGGTCACCGGCTACGAGGAGGTGCGGACCGTGCTCGGCGACGCCCGGTTCAGCCGGGCGGCGACGCTCGCTCCGGGCGCCCCGCGGCTCGCCGCGGCCCCGCAGAACTTTCCCAGCCTGCCGAACCTGGACGGCTCCGAGCACGCGCGGGTGCGCACCCTGGTCGGCCGGGAGTTCACCACCCGCCGGGTGAACGAGCTGCGCCCGCGGATCCAGGCGTACACCGACGAGCTCCTCGACGCGATGGCCGCGGGGGGCAGCAGCGCCGACCTGGTCCCGGCGCTCGCCTTCCCGCTGCCGGTACGGGTGATCTGCGAGCTGCTCGGGGTGCCGCTGGCCGACCAGGCGCTGTTCTCCGGCTGGTCCGCCGCGTTCGTGGCGACCACCGGCAGCAGCGCCGCGGAGATGCTGGCCGCCCAGGTCGCGCTGCGCGGCTACCTCTCCGCACTGATCGAGGAGAAGCGCCGGCGGCCCGCCGACGACCTGCTGTCGGCGCTGGTCTCGATCAGCGAGCACGACCAGGAGCGGCTGGCGCCGGAGGAGTTGATCTTCCTCGGGGTCAGCCTGCTGGTCGCCGGACACGAGACGACGGTCTGTCAGATCGGCAACAGCGTGCTCGCCCTGCTCGCCCACCCCGAGCAGCGTGCGGCGTTCCGCGGCGAGCCGGCGCAGGTGGAGGAACTGCTCCGGCTCTACCTGCCCGGGGACGAGTCGCTGCTGCGGATCGCGGTGGACGACGTCGAACTGGGCGGGGTGCTGGTGCGTGCGGGCGAGGCGGTGCTGCCGTCGGTGGGCTCCGGCAACCGGGACCCCGCCCGTTTCGCCGACCCCGACCGGCTCGACCTCGGCCGGAGCGGCAACGCGCACCTGAGCTTCGGCCACGGCATCCACTACTGCCTCGGCGCCGGGCTGGCCCGGGCCGAACTGCAGATCGCGCTGGGCACGCTGTTCGCCCGCTTCCCCACGCTGCGGCTCGCGGTCCCGGTCGAGCAGGTACCGCGCAGTTCGGGCCGGCTGATCCACGGCGTCAGTTCGCTCCCGGTCGCCTGGTGA
- a CDS encoding DUF6059 family protein produces MTLKFAWWRIRRALVVSGGRMWLGFVLMGCFLGMALSADDFEGVVTELSFLKGLPPGHPERSVAQLPPTESEAELWEQLGLLGDTV; encoded by the coding sequence GTGACCCTGAAGTTCGCATGGTGGCGGATCCGGCGGGCCCTGGTCGTGTCCGGCGGCCGGATGTGGCTCGGCTTCGTCCTGATGGGGTGCTTCCTCGGAATGGCCCTGTCGGCCGACGACTTCGAGGGTGTGGTGACGGAGCTGTCGTTCCTGAAGGGGCTGCCGCCCGGCCACCCGGAGCGGTCGGTGGCCCAGCTGCCGCCGACCGAGTCCGAGGCGGAGCTCTGGGAGCAGCTGGGCCTGCTCGGCGACACGGTCTGA
- a CDS encoding MFS transporter, whose product MSTTVRTAPKAGPGDAPRDNRRWWILVVVASAQFMVGLDATVVNVMLPQLQRGIGLSVANTQWVMSIYVLLFGGLMLMGGRLTDVLGRRRVLLGGMALFIAGSLLAASADGTSQLLIARALQGLGAAGLAPAALSIMVTSFPDPKERTKAFGVWGTVIGIGASIGTLLGGAIIDIGWRWAFYINIPLGAILAIAAIALVPAMRPTGPVPRPTSPGR is encoded by the coding sequence GTGAGTACCACAGTGAGGACCGCGCCGAAGGCGGGGCCCGGAGACGCGCCCCGGGACAATCGGCGCTGGTGGATCCTGGTCGTCGTGGCATCCGCCCAGTTCATGGTCGGGCTGGACGCGACGGTCGTCAACGTGATGCTGCCCCAGCTGCAGCGCGGCATCGGGCTCTCGGTGGCCAACACCCAGTGGGTGATGAGCATCTACGTCCTGCTCTTCGGCGGACTGATGCTGATGGGCGGCCGGCTCACGGACGTCCTCGGCCGGCGGCGGGTGCTGCTCGGCGGCATGGCCCTGTTCATCGCCGGCTCGCTGCTGGCCGCCTCCGCGGACGGAACCTCGCAGCTGCTGATCGCCCGGGCCCTGCAGGGCCTCGGCGCGGCGGGTCTGGCCCCGGCCGCCCTCTCGATCATGGTGACCAGCTTCCCCGACCCGAAGGAGCGCACCAAGGCCTTCGGCGTCTGGGGCACGGTCATCGGCATCGGGGCCAGCATCGGCACCCTGCTCGGCGGCGCCATCATCGACATCGGCTGGCGCTGGGCCTTCTACATCAACATCCCGCTCGGCGCGATCCTGGCCATCGCGGCGATCGCGCTGGTCCCGGCCATGCGGCCGACCGGCCCCGTCCCCCGTCCGACGTCGCCGGGGCGCTGA
- a CDS encoding fatty acyl-AMP ligase, with product MQSFETFTELVLHRAAELDAKDAFIFLHDNAAGSDAERLSYGVLDAEAKRIASWLQQRGASGGQVLLLYPSGLDFIKAFTATLYAGSVAVPAPLPGDQGNHFARVTSILKDAEVRAVLTDSANEPGINAWLREAGITDVAVLATDAEGHGDSAAWTAPRLTSESLAFLQYTSGSTSTPKGVMVSHRNLLANELAIHHSVGSDQDTRLGGWLPFYHDMGLIGHILHPLYMGASAALMSPISFLKRPLRWLQMIGDHRVTVGGGPNFAYDLCVRRVTDEQLATLDLSSWQQACNGAEPIRAETIRAFTERFAPAGFRPEAFFPCYGMAETTLLVSGAPLGVAPVFRRVDAQALELGELHDVRSDEAARTLVSSGVVKDFDVRIVDPETFQEQPEGHVGEIWAKGESVASGYWKRPEINEEIFNAAIAGEPESEGPGWLRTGDLGVLDGGQLYVTGRLKEMILINGRNIYPHDVERAVQALDPAFGVGSGAAFSVDDGEEHLVLVQEVRPNAPAAADLPALVSAARSLVSREFTVAGSILLVRPGTIRKTTSGKIQRTMMRKLLIEGKLVPLHAQVEDAVAAQVAEVLEPVG from the coding sequence TTGCAGAGTTTCGAGACCTTCACAGAACTGGTGCTCCACCGCGCCGCCGAGCTGGACGCGAAGGACGCCTTCATCTTCCTGCACGACAACGCGGCCGGCAGCGACGCGGAGCGGCTCAGCTACGGCGTCCTGGACGCCGAGGCCAAGCGGATCGCGTCCTGGCTGCAGCAACGCGGCGCCTCCGGCGGACAGGTGCTGCTGCTCTATCCCTCGGGTCTGGACTTCATCAAGGCCTTCACCGCGACCCTGTACGCGGGCTCGGTGGCGGTCCCCGCGCCGCTGCCCGGCGACCAGGGCAACCACTTCGCCCGGGTCACCTCGATCCTCAAGGACGCCGAGGTCAGGGCGGTGCTCACGGACAGCGCCAATGAGCCTGGGATCAACGCCTGGCTGCGCGAGGCCGGCATCACCGACGTGGCCGTACTGGCCACCGACGCCGAGGGCCACGGCGACAGCGCGGCCTGGACCGCGCCCCGGCTCACCTCCGAGTCGCTGGCCTTCCTCCAGTACACCTCGGGCTCGACCAGCACCCCCAAGGGCGTCATGGTCTCCCACCGCAACCTGCTGGCCAACGAGTTGGCGATCCACCACAGCGTGGGGAGCGACCAGGACACCCGGCTCGGCGGCTGGCTGCCCTTCTACCACGACATGGGCCTGATCGGGCACATCCTGCACCCGCTCTACATGGGCGCCTCGGCCGCACTGATGTCGCCGATCTCCTTCCTCAAGCGGCCGTTGCGCTGGCTGCAGATGATCGGCGATCACCGGGTCACCGTCGGCGGCGGCCCCAACTTCGCCTACGACCTCTGCGTCCGCCGGGTCACCGACGAGCAGCTGGCCACCCTCGACCTGAGCAGCTGGCAGCAGGCCTGCAACGGCGCGGAGCCGATCCGGGCCGAGACCATCCGCGCCTTCACCGAGCGCTTCGCCCCGGCCGGCTTCCGTCCGGAGGCGTTCTTCCCCTGCTACGGCATGGCGGAGACCACCCTGCTGGTCTCCGGCGCCCCGCTGGGCGTGGCCCCGGTGTTCCGACGCGTCGACGCGCAGGCACTGGAGCTCGGCGAGCTGCACGACGTCCGGTCCGACGAGGCCGCCCGGACCCTGGTCAGCAGCGGCGTGGTCAAGGACTTCGACGTCCGCATCGTCGACCCGGAGACCTTCCAGGAGCAGCCCGAGGGCCACGTCGGCGAGATCTGGGCCAAGGGCGAGAGCGTGGCGTCCGGCTACTGGAAGCGCCCCGAGATCAACGAGGAGATCTTCAACGCGGCCATCGCCGGCGAGCCGGAGAGCGAAGGACCGGGCTGGCTGCGCACCGGCGACCTCGGCGTCCTGGACGGCGGCCAGCTGTACGTGACGGGCCGTCTGAAGGAGATGATCCTGATCAACGGGCGCAACATCTACCCGCACGACGTCGAGCGCGCGGTCCAGGCCCTGGACCCGGCCTTCGGCGTCGGCAGCGGCGCCGCGTTCTCGGTGGACGACGGCGAGGAGCACCTGGTGCTGGTGCAGGAGGTCCGCCCGAACGCCCCCGCCGCCGCCGACCTGCCGGCCCTGGTCTCGGCCGCACGCAGCCTGGTCAGCCGGGAGTTCACGGTGGCCGGCAGCATCCTGCTGGTCCGCCCCGGGACCATCCGCAAGACCACCAGCGGCAAGATCCAGCGGACCATGATGCGCAAGCTGCTGATCGAGGGCAAGCTCGTCCCGCTGCACGCCCAGGTCGAGGACGCGGTGGCCGCGCAGGTCGCCGAGGTCCTGGAACCGGTGGGCTGA